In Mesotoga infera, one genomic interval encodes:
- a CDS encoding peptidylprolyl isomerase has product MKKFMLVFLVALFSLALLGAEYAVRITKGGEAVSEEFWITKEDIEQAFEATVANAASQGIALDPYFDSYYVPSEIGLKTMIIPYIVDEKLIDYYAEENKLLPSAEEVDAETDAMMETYTSNPEVIEQIETIYGSLEAFRSEMRSYVFATLKSELVQESVAPLNDEALANYFEEFKTEIKTQFETVRARHILVSDEATATELTNRIEGGEITFAEAALQYSIDSGTATNGGDLGSLQKGQTVPEFEEAILSAPIGKLYGPVESEFGYHLIIVEERTEIDTLEDMMNSPSYNDFVAGYQNDTYSRWIEDYISQNAFDYEILDSELLFYKRYAAAIESEEEANEFFVEMAAKIFGEESLAEESPLDYAVFIELSEMLGYTDSPNYEAAIRRLFEIGEKRGVIVQMMYELDGDNPEVAAIHYNSLLEELENIFMNQDLLQQQLSNYGQSFVDYVFSTIEEVEVGLESMIEREISAELMADILYILIRNNSLSLDLDYSPDWIEEKLSKRLSYFEKLMAVDPSEEAQAEIDSIVAELEQLVAEKETQNATD; this is encoded by the coding sequence TTGAAGAAGTTTATGCTAGTTTTCCTGGTGGCTCTTTTTTCGCTGGCCCTACTCGGAGCCGAATACGCCGTTAGGATTACGAAAGGTGGAGAAGCAGTTTCGGAAGAATTCTGGATAACCAAGGAAGACATCGAACAAGCATTCGAGGCAACGGTTGCAAATGCAGCAAGTCAGGGAATAGCGCTTGATCCATACTTTGACAGCTACTATGTTCCAAGCGAAATCGGTTTGAAAACGATGATAATACCATACATAGTTGATGAAAAGCTTATCGATTACTACGCTGAAGAAAACAAGCTACTTCCTTCGGCTGAAGAAGTCGATGCTGAAACAGATGCGATGATGGAGACATACACATCAAATCCTGAGGTTATTGAGCAGATCGAGACAATCTACGGCTCTCTGGAAGCCTTCAGGTCAGAGATGAGAAGTTATGTCTTTGCCACGTTGAAGTCAGAGCTTGTTCAAGAATCCGTTGCGCCATTGAATGATGAAGCTCTTGCAAATTATTTCGAGGAATTCAAGACGGAAATTAAGACCCAGTTTGAGACAGTAAGAGCAAGACACATATTAGTAAGTGATGAGGCAACGGCGACCGAGCTTACGAATCGAATTGAAGGCGGGGAAATTACTTTTGCAGAAGCTGCTTTACAGTATTCGATCGATTCGGGAACGGCTACCAATGGTGGAGATTTAGGATCTCTTCAGAAGGGACAAACTGTCCCCGAATTTGAAGAAGCAATCCTTTCCGCCCCGATAGGCAAGCTCTACGGCCCTGTTGAAAGTGAGTTTGGATATCATTTGATAATTGTCGAAGAGAGAACCGAAATAGACACTCTGGAAGACATGATGAATTCGCCCAGTTACAACGACTTCGTGGCGGGTTACCAGAACGATACTTATAGTCGTTGGATAGAGGACTATATCAGCCAAAACGCTTTCGATTATGAGATTCTAGACAGCGAACTGCTTTTCTACAAGCGTTATGCCGCTGCCATTGAATCAGAGGAAGAAGCGAACGAATTCTTTGTTGAAATGGCCGCAAAGATCTTTGGCGAAGAGTCTCTTGCAGAGGAATCTCCGCTGGATTATGCGGTGTTCATAGAGTTGTCTGAAATGCTTGGCTATACCGACAGTCCTAACTACGAAGCTGCTATACGAAGACTCTTCGAAATCGGGGAAAAGCGCGGAGTGATTGTCCAGATGATGTACGAGCTTGATGGCGATAATCCCGAGGTTGCCGCGATTCACTACAATTCCCTGCTTGAAGAATTGGAAAATATCTTCATGAACCAGGATCTTCTTCAGCAGCAGCTAAGCAATTATGGTCAGAGTTTCGTAGATTATGTATTCAGCACAATCGAAGAAGTCGAAGTTGGTCTAGAAAGTATGATCGAAAGAGAAATCTCCGCGGAATTGATGGCCGACATTCTTTACATACTTATAAGGAACAACTCTCTTTCACTTGATCTTGATTACAGCCCTGACTGGATAGAGGAAAAACTGAGCAAGAGGCTAAGTTACTTCGAGAAGCTCATGGCAGTCGACCCTTCTGAAGAGGCTCAGGCCGAGATAGATTCAATAGTTGCTGAGTTGGAGCAGCTTGTGGCAGAAAAGGAAACACAGAACGCGACTGATTGA
- a CDS encoding MFS transporter has product MKDLGRNFWLFTAGRLVSLIGSGVQALAIPLYILDITGSGAMMGTFSIVTMLPRILFGPIAGVLGDRFNRKLIMIYMDFARGAAILAMAYLANSEALTITLLFVFQLIVSTLDISFDPATAAMLPDIIGEDNLLRANSILGAVNSISYIVGPALGGILYGLFGIEIVFALNGVSFIASAISEIFIRYQQTTEKSKVSVKSVFFDIAEGITFLRKIKGLMMVLVFAMVSNFLLSPIFTVVFPFFARTIVGFSSQQYGFLQSGWVVGVLVGNVLLGTVLVKKGQGRLFAVGLAAETAINFILAAFFFPYFTKLFGGPSWLYFSSLGVPILVMGVFNAFVNTPLQTLFHRIVPTSHRSRVFSVISILAQIATPLGSAIFGFAVDRFPVHYLVLASCIGNAILTVVFLAKGMSKLFEEKRSEDRSGPTGSSVEPVSEGIGA; this is encoded by the coding sequence ATGAAAGATTTGGGAAGGAATTTCTGGCTGTTCACTGCAGGTCGATTAGTCTCTCTCATTGGAAGTGGAGTCCAGGCTTTGGCAATCCCTCTTTACATTCTTGATATAACGGGGTCCGGAGCAATGATGGGTACTTTCTCTATCGTTACTATGCTCCCAAGAATACTTTTCGGTCCAATAGCTGGAGTATTGGGTGATAGATTCAACCGCAAGCTTATCATGATATACATGGATTTTGCTAGAGGGGCTGCAATTTTGGCGATGGCATACCTTGCAAACAGTGAAGCTCTAACCATAACCCTTCTCTTTGTCTTTCAACTAATAGTCTCAACACTCGATATCTCTTTCGATCCCGCAACAGCCGCTATGCTCCCAGACATAATAGGAGAAGACAACCTATTGAGAGCGAATTCAATTCTAGGAGCTGTGAACTCGATCTCTTACATTGTGGGACCGGCTCTCGGGGGAATTCTCTATGGCCTGTTTGGAATTGAGATTGTCTTTGCTCTTAACGGAGTATCTTTCATAGCCTCAGCAATAAGCGAAATCTTCATCAGGTATCAGCAAACAACCGAAAAATCCAAGGTTTCAGTTAAGAGCGTTTTTTTCGATATTGCAGAAGGAATTACCTTCTTGAGGAAAATCAAAGGACTCATGATGGTTCTTGTTTTTGCTATGGTCTCCAATTTTCTCTTGTCTCCAATCTTCACAGTTGTCTTTCCATTTTTCGCACGGACAATAGTCGGCTTTTCCAGCCAGCAGTACGGCTTTCTTCAATCTGGCTGGGTAGTTGGGGTACTCGTCGGCAATGTCTTGCTGGGAACAGTTCTTGTTAAGAAGGGGCAGGGTCGCCTATTTGCAGTGGGCCTGGCCGCGGAAACAGCTATAAACTTCATTCTGGCAGCTTTTTTCTTTCCGTACTTCACGAAGCTTTTCGGCGGGCCTTCATGGTTGTACTTTTCATCACTTGGAGTACCTATACTTGTAATGGGTGTGTTTAACGCCTTTGTGAACACTCCGCTTCAAACATTGTTTCATCGTATAGTTCCTACAAGTCACAGATCAAGAGTGTTTTCTGTGATCTCTATTCTTGCGCAAATTGCTACTCCTTTGGGTTCCGCAATCTTCGGATTCGCGGTTGACAGATTTCCAGTTCACTATCTTGTTCTGGCATCATGTATCGGAAATGCCATCCTTACTGTTGTCTTTCTTGCAAAAGGCATGTCAAAGCTATTCGAAGAGAAGCGAAGCGAAGACAGGAGCGGACCAACAGGTAGCTCAGTCGAGCCTGTTAGCGAAGGTATTGGAGCATGA
- a CDS encoding HD domain-containing protein, with product MHLHPKARDRSFFLRTARNRRNFEMRFNTKEMYLLLFRLLQKVSKIDLHSLQVAYMSKIMGMELGFSKHRMNVIGFLHDIGLLNPVQVNQVQRMHGGGECFNKKLVGVR from the coding sequence ATGCATTTGCATCCAAAAGCAAGAGACAGGTCTTTTTTCTTGAGAACAGCAAGAAACAGGAGGAATTTCGAAATGCGTTTCAACACCAAAGAGATGTATCTGCTACTCTTCAGACTGCTTCAAAAGGTTTCCAAGATTGACCTGCATTCATTGCAGGTTGCATATATGTCTAAGATAATGGGCATGGAACTCGGTTTCTCCAAACACCGTATGAATGTAATCGGATTTCTTCACGATATCGGGCTCCTTAACCCCGTTCAAGTAAACCAGGTTCAGAGAATGCATGGGGGTGGAGAATGCTTCAATAAGAAACTGGTTGGCGTTAGATAG